DNA sequence from the Methanobacterium sp. genome:
ATTAATCCAAAAATACTTCATCCATTACTCTAAATCGTTATCATTCTCCAGAGAATGGATTAAAAGATTCATGCCAAAAGTTAAAAAAGTTTAGCGATTAACTATAATCTTTTTAAAGCATCTTTAGCAGGTTCAAAGTAAGGGTTAACCAATGCTGCTTTTTTATAACATTCCAATGATTTTCTTTCATGGCATAATTCTTCCAATATAATACCCTTGGCATAGAGTGCCTTTTCATGTCTTTGATCTAATTCAAAAGCCTTTTCAAATAATTTTAAGGCATCTTCATATTTTTCAAGACCACATAGTGTTCTGCCTTTTTCATAATAGTAATCTCCATCCTCAGAATCTTTTTCTAATGCCCTATCTGAATATTTTAGTGCTTTTTCAGGTCTACCCATTTTCCTTAAAATACGGCTTTTCAGATTCAACGTCCAGCTATCTTTTGGATCTAATTTTAATGAATTATTTACGGTTTTTAAAGCTTCATTATATTCTTGAAGTATTTCTAAAACAGATGCTTTGGCTGACATGTGCGAGTCATCATTCGGATCCTTTTCTAGAGCATGATTATGAAATTTAATTGCAGTTTTCAAATACTTTTTTGATTCATTTTCGCCCATTTCGGCTAAAATAGACCCTTTCCAGTTCCAAGAACTTGCATCTTCTGGATCAAGTTCTAAAGCTTTATCATAACATTTCAAAGCATCAGGATATCTTTTAAGTTTATATAAAACTCCTCCTTTTGAATGCCATACGAATGGATCTTCCTTTTCAAGGTCCAAAGCATTATCAAAGCATTTAATAGATTTATCAAGCTCATTCATGTCTTCATAAACACTTCCTTTGCTTACATAAGCTCGATAATATTTAGAATCGAGTTCTAGGGCCTTATCGAAACAATGCAGTGCTTCGGAATATTTTTTTAAATACTGTAAAGCCCATCCCTTGTTGTACCATGCTTTTTCATTTTTGGGTTCAAAGCTAATT
Encoded proteins:
- a CDS encoding tetratricopeptide repeat protein, which produces MIFGSVFRKIMTNYAAFFTGLGWNSVGLKLTDLVLKTDPANVEVWYDKGKLYKDMENFEKSLECFNRVLELDSNHSRTWHLKANLLEEMGKKEESKKCSLEAIKCYDKDLEPDPSDAITCYNKGVVLQNLGEYEDALPNFNKSLELNPEYAHAWEKKAYGLAMLKRYEESLKSADGALKINPGNHEILMLKSFILKELKSYYLAIACLNRVLKIKFRYLPAYYEKIDVFMEIKEYEEAVSTADEIISFEPKNEKAWYNKGWALQYLKKYSEALHCFDKALELDSKYYRAYVSKGSVYEDMNELDKSIKCFDNALDLEKEDPFVWHSKGGVLYKLKRYPDALKCYDKALELDPEDASSWNWKGSILAEMGENESKKYLKTAIKFHNHALEKDPNDDSHMSAKASVLEILQEYNEALKTVNNSLKLDPKDSWTLNLKSRILRKMGRPEKALKYSDRALEKDSEDGDYYYEKGRTLCGLEKYEDALKLFEKAFELDQRHEKALYAKGIILEELCHERKSLECYKKAALVNPYFEPAKDALKRL